The Halichoerus grypus chromosome 3, mHalGry1.hap1.1, whole genome shotgun sequence genome segment AAACTGACTCTGTCCCTGTCTGTGGCAGCGGAGCTGAAGGACTGTCTAGGGGACTTCATCGAGCATTACGCCCACCTGGGCCTGAAAGGCCACCGGCAAGAGCATGGCCACGGCAAAGATCAAGCCTCCAGGAGGAGACAGAAGCACTCGGCACCCTCCCCACCTGTCTCTGTAGGGTCCGAAGAGCACCCTCATAGTGTCCTCAAAACAGACTACATAGAGAGGGACAATAGGAAATATTATCTAGACCTAAAGGAAAATCAACGGGGTCGCTTCCTAAGAATTAGACAAACCATGATGCGAGGGACTGGCATGATAGGTTATTTTGGTCACAGTTTAGGCCAAGAACAGACTATTGTGCTCCCCGCACAAGGAATGATTGAGTTTCGTGATGCCTTGGTTCAGCTCATTGAAGACTATGGCGAAGGGGACATAGAAGAACGAAGAGGTGAAGATGATGACCCACTTGAACTCCCAGAGGGGACTTCTTTCAGAGTGGACAATAAAAGGTTCTACTTTGATGTGGGCTCTAATAAATATGGAATTTTCCTGAAGGTAAGTGAGGTGAGGCCACCTTACCGTAATACTATTACTGTTCCATTCAAAGCTTGGACAAGGTTTGGGGAGAATTTTATCAAGTAtgaagaagagatgaggaaaattTGCAACAGccataaagaaaagagaatggatgGCAGAAGGGCCAGTGGTGAAGAACAAGAATGCCTCGACTAGAGTGAAATTGAACTCCATCaggcaaaatttaaaatcataaattggCTAAAAGTACTGATCCATAATCATTTGaagaagtttttctctttttttggccCTTTGTTATTAGTAATACCTCCGATAGTTTATACTTCAAGGAGTCTGATTCTCATGTTATACATAGAACATTATAATTCTTATGGGAATTCCAGCCTTCCCAGAGCTAAATAGTGTAGCTGCTTCAACTGCTCCAGACTATTGAAGTATGCAAATCAGCACAAAATACGACATTCTGACCTTCTAAATACCATAACTAAGATTTACATTGCACTATAACATGATCCTGAGAACATATACGTATACTTAATATGGAAGTGTGAACTTCTATTTAACCAGTTCCCCGAGAAAGTATTCCATCCCTACTTCATTAAAAACTGCTAAGCTTACCTGTAGGGCAGTTaccacagaaacagaaattgaCCTCAAGTATagtattaatatatttctttataaaagaacATGTAGAAATATATTAGTTCATTGGATAACCGAATATCAAAAAGTACCATGAAAAAATCAAATCTTACAGTTAACGATAGTAttcataatttcaaattttgTGGTAACCCTGCAGTTTATAGTTGCCATATCAAAGCCGTGGGAGAGTTTTAATTGGTTATTCTAATCCCATCTTTACCTCTCTTCACTATACCCTATATTTTTATTGACGTTCCAAAGTTTGAGGAATTACTTTTATGTCGCTGTTGAGTGGGAGGCTTCATCCTATGGCTTTGCTATGGAAATCTTGGTGTTTTAGCCTTTCATGCTAATTTGAAGGTTGTGCgagtttttttcccaaaatatatCATGGACTCAAGGTGTTATATTTTATGCTTCTTCTTTAGCACTATTTCAGAGGGGTTGGTGCACCAGTTAACTGATACAAAAATACATCTGTAATAATACATTTTAGTAGCACTTTTGCTATCCTTAAAACAGTGTCAACACTTCCAATATAAACCTGGCTTTTACAGGTATTTTaattccaggaaaaagaaaaaacaactctttttctaaaaagcacttagaatataaattttcagcctgggaaaattatttaagGATTGGTTATAAacatatttgaaaggaaaattcaGGCATTTTCCAAGGTGCTCTTTATGATACTTAAAAAGGTTTACTTTACACAAGACTCACCCATTTACCtgtattaaaaattactttccagGAAGTGCCACAGCAATTTTTCAACACCTAAGCAATTTTTAAACAAGTGGATATAGTGTATATGTGTACCAACCCACCCTGTattaactgactggaattttaTCTGTTGAGCTGCATTTTATTCTGATTGAAATTATTGTCTTTTATCTTGGCTTTATTCACCTCCCACACAATAAGTCCATATAATCATGTTTAAGAGCCAGACACTGATTTCAACCCCCAAATATAGCTCTCATTGATGAGAGCTGGCTGCATGGATTGAGATCAGAATGTAGCTCTCCTTTTATATGTTATAagtagtttaaaattattttaataattttttccttcagcAGTTTGTCCCCGAATCCATTTAAGTAAGGTCACTAAGAGAACTTTGTGAGTCAAGGAAAGAGTATTACTGGCTTATCTTACTTAAAAACAAGCAATCAGTAACCCAGACATATATGCTGGTATTGGTTTTCAGATTGTATTTCATGTTTCCTCAAGTAGTATGAAGGAATCTCATTAGTTCATTATAATTGTGGACCATCTGGATTACTATGGAACAACTGAAGGTTAGAAGATAATGTTAGTACTAGAGTTAATAGCACATGGTGGGTGTTGAGACTCTAAAAGTAGCAAGGATCTTTAAACAGTCCTAACTGTAAAATAACTATTGTAGACTTGATAAAAAGTAGTTTTTGGTATATGAAGGAGTGATGTGCACTTGAATTACTGTACTACTGATTGTTATTGCTGCCCATCATAGTGCCTATTAATAATTATCAACCTGTCAGATTTTGGCAAACGGGAGCGATGAATGCTCCAGTATTCGAGTGTTCCTATCACTATTGCTATGACTATATACTCTCTCTTAAAACCTTCcctcctaaaatatttatatccattaaatctaaatgatttcttttttggtttttagtcTGATAAGATTTGAGTgtttatgtctatatatatacatacatgtgtgtatatatacatatacacaatacTATGTCAGACTTAAAGATAAATACCTTTAattcattgtatataaatattaattttccatTAATTATTTAAGTCAAGAATTAGTTAGTAGCCAAATCTTCTACATTGTATGTATACTTCAAAGTTATTACCATCTCAAAGCTATAGATTGGTAGATGCATATATACCGGCAATTGAATATACATTAGAATCACTAAGCCTTCTGCCAGtccttttgtttcacttttttatatgtattcattgaaaaatgaaatgatgttATGATTTTTTGATACTTAAAATTCCCAATTATTCATTAGCCATAATCAAATAAGATCCAGTTCAAAACTCTGGTATTAGGACATGTATTGCCATGTATCTTATAAAATAAGCTACTATTTTTATCTGtgcaatatacattttatttattgtcatttgTAACATAAATGAAGCTGCGAGTGTACATGGTATTCTTCAAAATAATAGGATACCAGCCTTGAAGACATTAAAACTCTTAAGGCAACTGGATGTTAGAAGTCAAAAAATGAGCATTCAAGTTAGTAACCAAAATTACTAGTTCACTGTATAATTCTAAAACACTGATGATGTTTGCACATAATAACCCAAGTATAATGTGGTGTAGACTCAAAACTGTAATAATATAAGCTAATAGTATGAAATTTGGAAACGGGTTCCTCCTAATAGTTGGCAGTGTGCTCCTAGCAATTGAAAGCAGCACTAATCTGTTGCTTATATGCAAAAGATGCAATGTATTATAAAAGTATTAAAAGTTCTgccacattttataattttccttgttaAAGCCCCAAACTGCCATGTCCCTTAAACTTGAGTCAAACACAAGCTTATTTGCACTAAAGAGCATGgccaaaaaataaatgacagggTGGAAAAGCTAGTTGGAACCTCTTGAAATAATTGGTTCTAATGGGAGAATTTCACATTTGTCTATTAGAAAGCTATATGGTCCAGGCAGACAATCTGTCAGTTCACTAATTTAATAATGCACTTTACCTTTTGTATATAGAAGATGTACATTTATGCCACTCGACAGGTGGGATGTGTTTCAATAACTATGTAGTTAGAATCTGTAGGGTGATCTCTTGCATGCAGATGTTTGTGTTGGAACTGCTATAATAACAAGTTTCCATTAAATTGGTGTAATGGAGGAGGGTAGAAGATGCTTTTGAAACAAATCCCAATACATTTAACAAACACTTTTCAAGTAGAGTTCATATTTGTATTCTTAAGacctaaaatcaataaaaaaaaaactatttctagCCCAGATTAGTATTAGAGTTGAGACTCTATCTAGTTGAGACTCCCTGTGATACCCATAATACCCTGAAAGTTAATTTTGGGAATTTGtgcagataaaaaaaattttaataattctgtttcattgttcaTGTGTGTTAAAATGACTAATGAAAAGACAGTACATGATACTGTATTAGAATTCAAAGTATGGTTGGCTGATATGGCCTCATTAAGAAAACACCCAGACTAAAGAAATAAAgtttcaaattaagaaaatgcaaagagcCTAAGAACCATTGCTAAAATAAACAtagtattatttcaaaatttgcaGAACTAACTTTCACCGACCAAAAAGGGTATTGGGAGATTTAGTGTATCCTTTCATCCTAAAAACTTCCTGAGATGTACATTTGAAAACTAGATAATTGTTGCTTAATAATAGGTTGTATGTACTTTACTAAGAAACACTGTGTACTAATAATTCATTGAGAATATGCTATATTTActgcattcattttatatatatggataagaatacattatatatagTCATTCTATCttaatatattcatgtatttatattgtaattttgcaaatattttcagtaaaataaacatttatctgaGCTGCACAATTTGAAGAGGATGAAATTGGAATACACCCTCAGACACTCATTTTTAATAAGCAGCTACCATTGAAAGTTGATGTATGTACTATCActcctttagattttgttttatggtttattttaatatttaagtgaTTAGGACTTAATTTGAACTTTTAAGTGGTgttctgaaaacaatttttataagtgtgagttttttttcccctgcttatttcaaaatgtctttcATTGGAACTATTTATAAAATCCTATTCCAAGCTTTATGTAAGGGCTTGGCTTAGTCACCACATAGTTTGAAGTCTGTCTTTACCAAAACACCAAACATCTTTGGCAGGATAAAATCTAAAGTAAACCACAGAGAGAAGTTAAAATTGATTCTGTGCCAAAAGAATAATACAGGTATAATATTTATCACTGCCAAGTAAGATTCTTAAAGTCCTTCTGAAGTTTCCTTAAAGATTTCTTGAATTTCATAGAGAAACGGTGGCTAATGGCTAACCCATCAGAGGAAGAGAGTAAAGATGTTAGCATGCTGGTGAGACAACCCATAGTCCACAGTACTGTAGCAATGAGGTACAGGGAAAATGTGTTTTTCCCAAGTTAAGGTCATGTGAAATTTGAGTTTTTAGATCACCGTTACTGTCAGAaagtaaatataacaaaatttatgtAGGTGGATCTTGGAAAAACAATATATGCGTTAGTATATTTTCTtgtataatgtaaaaaaattagtctttttttcttaatttgacgtgattgttaaaattaaatttattttagtagtgggtttttaatcagtatttttgaATAGGGAAAACATATATATGGTACAAAATTTAAATGCTACAGTTAGTGAAAAGTAACAACCAGTGTTACCAATTTCTTGTGTATCCTTCTAGAGTTACTCTGAATATACaagcatatgtgtatataaatatattcttt includes the following:
- the PURG gene encoding purine-rich element-binding protein gamma isoform X2, producing the protein MERARRRGGGGGRGRGGKNVGGSGLSKSRLYPQAQHSHYPHYGASATPNQAGGAAEIQELASKRVDIQKKRFYLDVKQSSRGRFLKIAEVWIGRGRQDNIRKSKLTLSLSVAAELKDCLGDFIEHYAHLGLKGHRQEHGHGKDQASRRRQKHSAPSPPVSVGSEEHPHSVLKTDYIERDNRKYYLDLKENQRGRFLRIRQTMMRGTGMIGYFGHSLGQEQTIVLPAQGMIEFRDALVQLIEDYGEGDIEERRGEDDDPLELPEGTSFRVDNKRFYFDVGSNKYGIFLKLKFP
- the PURG gene encoding purine-rich element-binding protein gamma isoform X3, with product MERARRRGGGGGRGRGGKNVGGSGLSKSRLYPQAQHSHYPHYGASATPNQAGGAAEIQELASKRVDIQKKRFYLDVKQSSRGRFLKIAEVWIGRGRQDNIRKSKLTLSLSVAAELKDCLGDFIEHYAHLGLKGHRQEHGHGKDQASRRRQKHSAPSPPVSVGSEEHPHSVLKTDYIERDNRKYYLDLKENQRGRFLRIRQTMMRGTGMIGYFGHSLGQEQTIVLPAQGMIEFRDALVQLIEDYGEGDIEERRGEDDDPLELPEGTSFRVDNKRFYFDVGSNKYGIFLKLSNFPKSRENINPFHCCQIQHKEQPYDTTKTVEE
- the PURG gene encoding purine-rich element-binding protein gamma isoform X1, whose protein sequence is MERARRRGGGGGRGRGGKNVGGSGLSKSRLYPQAQHSHYPHYGASATPNQAGGAAEIQELASKRVDIQKKRFYLDVKQSSRGRFLKIAEVWIGRGRQDNIRKSKLTLSLSVAAELKDCLGDFIEHYAHLGLKGHRQEHGHGKDQASRRRQKHSAPSPPVSVGSEEHPHSVLKTDYIERDNRKYYLDLKENQRGRFLRIRQTMMRGTGMIGYFGHSLGQEQTIVLPAQGMIEFRDALVQLIEDYGEGDIEERRGEDDDPLELPEGTSFRVDNKRFYFDVGSNKYGIFLKVSEVRPPYRNTITVPFKAWTRFGENFIKYEEEMRKICNSHKEKRMDGRRASGEEQECLD